tggaataccgtttgttatgtttggtggtgcaggttggcgcagtttgtttttgttgccgtttgtggagcctgggctgtctacagagaccgcgtttttttacagtgtgttcaggggacaggcagctagcagatagtgaggagatgtttgctgtatgtaaCAAAAAATTTAGCCTAAAAAAAcctgtgacatcgcttagagcacatTTAAGATATTAAGATTCTACAGGCGGTGATAGAATTCAAGTACATTTATTCTGTACTTATTGTACCCAAGTATAATTCTGATACAGTTTTGATACTTTAGAGTATTTAGTGTTTTCTTTGAGTTATATGTAGTTACTATTTACTTTGTATAGAAAGATTTTACATCCATAattcattgttttaaatgttactacccaacagtatataaagtacaAAGTTCAAACGGCTCTCACCAACTACAGTAATATGCTTCTTGCGTATTAAAACATTATTAGTAACAAAAATCCTGTTTAAATTTTtaagcacttttacttttgataagTTAAAGGTTAATGTCCTCCTGGGCTTCACAGAGTCATCAGCAGGGAAATATGACATCACCAGACACCAGAAAAtaaccgtgcgttcatggaTATCGAATCAGAGGTGGGGAAACTCGGGCTAGATTTTGCTAGTTTTgcgagtttcccagttggtgacgcgttgttgacaactgacgtttgatgtagGCTTGtagactttggttcactgaaaatatttcaatgacaataaactgtttattgtgatcaaacgcctctgccaagaaacatacacagacataacatgtttcaaattattcataaataggcctatgtataaaaaaacaacaccttatccgtgtcctttcccgttcgttgtcctgcagataacacaaacacctggcgatgtgctgtttggatgctcgcataagaaaacagcagcaaatcttttgttattgtggcctccatgttttcacacacctgatgctctaggctacggccgaccgttggtggcagtcatgcaacaagttgttatgccaaacgccaatataacataagaagaagaacacgcatcccgaccaagggggtaagcctctcttatggtgcgttctttttgtccaccgaagtcgatctacgagtcatttttcggagttacgaaccggaagttgcaaaaagaacgcccccggggtcgtatatacgactcgtcaagtcgtctgaacacAGAGGACCCTGAGTTCGTTTCTtgtttttcgacacggatgtgacgtcacactcgagctactagtcgcgattacaagataaaaagaacgcaccattaatacatccatgcccgGAAcacgtagctcctatggcgccattttgatgctaacaagccatcacctcccgttagcattccattgactgccattcattttggcgtcactttgacagagaataactttacatctgaagcgtttaaagactctatttgtccattgtttatttctaaagaaacacgacaatgtataaaaggctccattatcttgtatctcacgttatggctccatagcaggcatttttgtaaaaataggctaaagattgtgtcataaccaagtgacttactgtcgcacagtagagaaattaccgtatagtacaggagaagcttgcaggcagtttcgacttacattagctgtttaagttgaattactaatgttaactagcattttagttagcaataattagcctgtgcccatgttatctccttacatatacctacactctctgtctctgtaagattgggaatgattgagatttctcttggcacagctaccagaagacttaaaactttcaGACAGATTCctcacatcacatttacgtcgtctctctcagttggagactgcgcagtaacgctcagccatcactggaaaagtgcttctaatatccttcactggtctccgtccagtaATCACGAgggcggtccctgttattcctAGGTGGCATGAATGCGCCATAAAAGAgttgtgctttttttctgtgttcctCTTGCTGGTTCTGACAAGGATGGGACTCTGCACCAATCAGCATTTAGCATTTAGTAAAACATTTGaatcaaaatctgatgacaTTTGGGTATTTGTTCACTGTCAATCAAATCTaatcaaaccacacacacacacacacacacacacacagtcctgatgAAGCAGATTAGCTGAGTTTTTAAGTGTCAAACTCTATATAAATAGCACCTAATGATGTTACTAATTTTGTCATAAATATTTAATATCATAGAGAAATGTTTAATGGTGGAAGTAGTACTCTAAGGTATACTTACATGATGACAAGTATCAGTAGCAATACAGTAATGTAGAAATATGTCATGCATTTAACGTTTTACTTTTGTTAAACATTCTCaattattagcatcaaaatattcTTAAAGTAGCCTATCCAAAGTAatagtactcattatgcagaatgaccCATTTAAGAATACATTACGTAATTggattattgatgcattaatctATACTGCTGGGTATCTTAAACTATAAAAGTGCATAATGCGTAATGTTTAGGCAAATTTAAAGATGGCATGTTTTCAGTGTAAGTGATTACAAGTTTACTTTTGTACCATATAAAATCAAATGCTTGCACTTTAGGGCCTCAGCAGAAGAACAGGATATAAGGGAGAACAAGTATGAAACACAGAGTGGATTTTGGCATGAGTTTCAAGGAAAATATATGAGCTCTGAAGGGCTGCAGGCGCAGAGTGGGTGTGCTTAGAGGGAAAACAATCTTTGACAATCTGAAGGACttggaaaacacacaaaagtaGTCTCAATTATCTGCAGATGGGCCTAGACGTTTATGAAGGAGGACACGTTTAAAAAGCATCTTTCCTCCAGGGAATAAACAGCTTGGTTTTATAGTTTAAACTGTAGAGACTTCAAGAGTCAAACTTAAATAAGAAACAGAATACTGAATATCCAGCTCAAATTAAAACAAGGTTAGGCTGACATCCAGTGGCGATAGATCTGAGTTACACCTGAGTGCTGAATGAATGCAGAAAACCAGAGTGACAGAGTCTGTTGTTATGTCATATAATTAGAAAGGTATTTTCCTATGCTAGAACATCAATAATTATTGaaattgtaataataatgtattattattaataaaaataataataataaatgtattggATATTGTCAGATTCCATTCCATCCATTTAAAAATCACTTGTATGGCCTTTTCTTAACTaatggcattgttgtatcttttttatatgttgtgtttgtcttgaaaaaaagaaataaaaaaaaaagaaatatatatatatactttatttaatCAGGAAATCACATATAGATCAAGATGTCATTAACAAGTGagacctgaaaatgctatagcatgtaattaaaatgattatgaGCTTCTCAGTTGTGGTGACGGCCTAAATATATTCATGGCTAGTTTTCggaaaatgcaatttaaaaatcCAACAATATGGCAGGCCTTTCTGTTCATTTCATTAAATCCATTTTAAATAGGCCTACCGCCTACCTTAAGTCCGCTTtggaaaaatctgaaaaactaTTTTATCAAATGCACTTGAGCAAATGATGTCAATAGGCTATTTGTACTGACATTTTAATATTGCTTTAACAGAAATAAACTCAGTAGGCCTAGCACCAGAGACACGCGTGTTTACAGTATAAATACCTATAAGAATaacatgtttatgtatgtatgttatgaTAAATTAGCATTAGCTGAATTCCACTCTTGTTTTGGAGATGGTTTCTGGTGCGCCACGGTTCGGATGAATTCACCTGTTACGGGGTGTGGCCGGAGATGACTGCAGGCTCAGGTAGTGTAGTCACCGCATACGCTGTTCAGGACGACACAATGAACAGTGGTGTTTTAGTTTAACGTTAACGGATAGGCCCCTttttttgttctattctttcttatttttaggcctagttattcatttatttttgtcattcgAGGAGTTTTGTTTGGCACTAATTATTCGCAGcccaaggttgttttttttgtgtcatcaTGGGGAGATTAGCTGCTGCTGCCCTCCTCCTGCTGTCGCTTCTGAAAGGTAATTTCCAACTCGTCGCTTTAAAAAGTCGACTAAACCTGTTTATGAAATTAAAGTTTGTCAAAATGTCGACTGAAACTATACTatatttcttacactgcactgtaaatgTTATATTCGTATTTTAtccgattttatttttttaatcgtttttaactgctctttaatgtttcatgtgaATCGCCCTGTTGATGAAATGTGCGATACAagtaaagctgccttgccttgccgaCTGGAGGTATCGATCACGTGACAGTTTGTGTTTATCTGAACAGAGATAGTCGGCCTACTGTAGGATGAAGCTTACAAAAGTCTTTTTGCAGAGTTGAAGAACATTATATGACATATAACAAATAACATTGTATTATTAaatcttgtttttattattcgAAGGTCTTAacttttaagagtttttaaGAGTCAATGGGAGCTGTCCATATTTCGGGACAGATTAAGTCAACAGGTTTCATTCCAGCTTTGGTTAGTGGTTTCACAGTAAGCATATTTCCTGTGCCTTGGTCTGTGTCACCTGTTTTTCTGGTTCTGCTACTTTTGAAATGAACTTCTTGGTTGAGagaaactctcacacacagtttCAGTTTGAACACACTTTAATTCCTTGACTTTTGGACACACATAAGCTACTGTTATACTCTAAATTACCAGCTTAATTTCCAGCACACGAGATATAGCTTTATTCCATggaatacaaatacacaaactaCTGTTTTGTAACAATCTGTTTGTTGTCCCTCCCAACAGTGTcggtgtgtgttcaggtgattGTTCCTCAGAAGCAGCTCAGCACAGCTCTGTTTGCCGCTGTGACCATCCGGTGTGACTACTCCACCTCTGCAAACATCCAAAATGTTCTGGTCACCTGGAGGTTCAAGTCCTTCTGCATGGACCCCGTGCTGGATTACTACTCCACAGGtaacaaccaaccaaccaacccaCACCACAATAGAGCATAATGGAGAGAAAATCACAGTAACATATAGGGCCTACTTCTCCCTGAGCTGTACTACTGACATAAAACAGAGGCTTTATGTTTAAAACCGAGGctttatgtttatatataaaatattaatgtttatataaataaatgttctctCTGAACTTTACTAAAACGTATTACTTCCCATATGTAGTCAGCCTAATCTAAAGAAGGTGTGTATGAGAGGTGTAGGCTCCAACTATCCTCTTGCCAATAATCAGCACATTGTCCTTTGTGAATCCTTTGCACTTCCCTGCACACATGATACAATGATCATTTTaatctatatttatttttacactaATCTTTTAGCACAGCCCTTAATGTGTATGACACATGATTTCACAACATATTTTgtgacaaataataaataataataatctttatttatacagcactttcCAAAACAAAGTTGCGTGTTTTACATGGTTGAACCAggaacaaaaaaatgtcatgactGCAGTGAAATAAAatctaataataacaataacaaatgGATATGAAATTAAAATAACCGAAAGTAGTTCCAGATAAGGCATGTTGGAAATAAAATCATGTGCTCCCATTAATaaaaaagcttcttttttttaccattaaAACCCTTGAATTGTGAACGTGGGGACTTGCTGAACTAAGTTATACATTATTTTTGCATGGTTGATGAACATATTCACAACATTTTATCATATTTTCAatgactaagagtctacagccatgctagggactatgtgaggctgtacttaggctcagtggtgctttgagctaaatgctaacacaaGCATATTTTGCATGTTAGCATATTGTACAAACAAAAATTTTGACCTGATCATTGTCAGGAAGAGTccggggatcaccaaagtcagtaggattcatcctggggggaccatgaatgtctgtaatTAAACTCAATCCGTCCATTAGtcgttgagatatttcagtttgtACCAAAGAAATGAATGGACCAAGCATGTATACATGGAAGGCGTAGATATAGTTACCAACCACagaaaagattttcatttattgtgttaaTGGAAACTTTGCCTCTGGTTTTGCAGCGTACCAGTCTCAACTCCAGATGGGACAGGACCCGACGAATGACTGTCCAGACAGTCAGCGGACGGTGCGCTCAGTGATCCAGAAGTCAGGAAACAGCGAGCCGACGCTGGGACCGGAATACAGTCAACGCAAGATCACCATCCAAAATAGTGAGTTCATGCAAACACTATGTGGTTCCATCCAGCATGGCGTCAGTTGTGACGGGAATAAGATGAATTTGTGTATTGAGACAAAATGCAGTTTTAAGAACCAAAGAACTCAAACACTCATATCCTCCTCATTCTTTGCTTCACTTTTCATTTTGCCTGTTCAAACTTCATaacagagctgaaatgattagtcagCTAATCAATTAGTGGATTGACAAACTGAACCCGTAAcgattttgataattgattactCATTTACATActtctttttaaatgtcaaaaagaTTGCTGTTTGTGGATACATTATTGCCAATATTTTTCTTAGAGCTCTATTTTAGTTAAgtcaatgtgtttttgtgttttggacCGTTGGTCAGAGAAATTACAAATGATTTCACTCAATTTCGTCTCTGAGAAATAGTGACAAGctttttcagtattttctgacattttatagaccaaatatttaattaataattgagaaaataaatatatgaaaatatgtttttctttttgaactTGTGGCTCTGTCTCAGTAAAATGagataatgtcttttttttttttttttttttacttgaccGCTGTTAAATTGTGCGTGTGTAGAGGCAGACCTTGGTGATCAGCGAGGTGATGTGGTGGGACAACGGGGTGTACTATTGCTCCGTCAATGCTGCTGGAGACACCTCTGGAGACTCTGACCAAGAAGTCAATCTCATTGTTTACGgtaagaaacaaaaagaaaatatatatggTGAAACATACACTCACTGATTTTATTGTCGCTCCAAATAGGGAATTTCCACAACATCTACTGTTGATCTGTGTAAACCTAAATGTGTGTAGCATTATATGTTGCTTTTTGGAGCTATAGTAAAATAAGTGTAAGAAATATCAATTAACAAGTTTTCTGTCTTTGATCACACCACGATAAGCGTATCTCTTACACCTCTCCAGGCTGGCTAACAGTGTTGGCCATGATCATCGGAGCCCTCATTCTAATCCTCCTCTTCTGTATATGCTGCTGTCAGTGCTGCCCTCAGAAATGCTGCTGCTATGTTCGCTGTCCCTGCTGTCCACAGCAATGCTGCTGTCCTGAAAAAGGTAGAATGCCGAACCCCATTTAGAAAATTGTCCTTGTTGGTGCTTTAAAAATTCCCCCGACATTCAAGCCAAGGGAGTGGGCTGCACAAGAGTGTTAAAGTCACAATCGGTTAGAAATGCACATAAGACAAACTGAAGCAACTTGGGAGAGAAAAAGCAGATATTGTGAATTTGTTCATTATGTGTAGTGTTagtaaaatgtccaaaaaacatTAGTAAAATGTTTGGAAAATATGAAGCAATAGACACGTACAATGCACAATTGATGTCCCCATCACATACTTTGAAATCATGTGAGGAAGGGATCCTATCACAGCTAGGATGGATGGGAAATTATTACAGCAACCAGTAACACTCCTAATGGGCATGTGAGTACTGTTTTGAGACAGACTTGACCAATTTTGAATTTATTCCTTAAAGTTAAAACTTTAAAACCGTTTCTGCTCTGCACTGCAATCCTGTGTGATGTTAACTGGCCTTAAGAAAAGTAAATGTGCATTTTAATGGTTAACCTAACTATATCTCCACAAGTTGATTTTCATAATGTTCTGGTACAAACCAAAATCAGTGTTACCTGGCAGGTACAAAATCACTCTGAAATCGTATTGTATGCTTAGTAAATCTTTTGGTGTAAAGTATACCACATTTGTTGTGTTAATAAAACAATAGTCCCTCAAAACTTGTCAGCCACCATGCAGATAAAAAGCCTGTTTACACAGTGAAGACCTTCCTGTATTgataaatatgaatgaatgtgCTGTTCCCTTCTTTCAGCGGTGATGCAGCATCGTATGATGAAGGACGCTCGGAGGGCCATGGGTCCCTGGTTTGGAGGACAGCCGGTATATGGACCAATGAGCAACGCCTCATCCCAGATGAACCCACTGCTCTACCAaggtatacatacatacatacatacatacatacatacacgcacatATTGTGAGCACACTGTGGCTTTAATACCTTCAGACTGTAGGTGGTATTCATCTCCAAataaataactttatttttgtttttgtccctcAGGATCTGTTTCAGGAAAGAGCATCCAGATGCAGCCCatgcccctccctcctcctcattatTCAGCTTACAGCATGCCCCCTCCCAGTGTCCATGGCAACCACACCCCTGCCATGCTGGACTACCTAGAGAGCCAGGTGAAGGGGATAGACATGGCCAGTCCTATgcttcaggtgtgtgtgtgtgtgtatgtgtatatatatatatagatatacatagatagatagatagatagatagatagatagatatacaggccaaaagtttggacacactttctcattcaatgcgtttccttttattttcatgactttttacattgtagattctcactgaaggcatcaaaactatgaatgaacacatatggaattatgtacttaacaaaaaagtgtgaaataactgaaaacatgtcttatattttagattctttacagtagccaccctttgcttttattaataagggaaaaaattccactaattaaccctgacaaagcacacctgtgaagtgaaaaccatttcaggtgactacctcatgaatctcattgagagaacaccaagggtttgcagagttatcaaaaaagcaaagggtggctactttgaagaatctaaaatataagacatgttttcagttatttcacacttttttgttgagtacataattccatatgtgttcattcatagttttgatgccttcagtgagaatctacaatgtaaatagtcatgaaaataaaggaaactcattgaatgagaaggtgtgtccatatatatatatatatatttattttttttttttttttgctgtgtgaAATAGTGCCCTTTCTCTTATTTCATTAGCAAAGGGTGGTCTTTGTTTCAGGTGAGGTGGCATGCCTCAACCACTGAACAACAAAAGTACAACATATTTggagaaacatttttttgtattttgtaaagcATAAATTGTCAATAGTGTTTCATCTTGATTGACATCTGCGAGGGCACTGGTTGTGTCATTTATTGTTGGTACACTAACTGTTATAACTGCCAAAACAATAGGCTAGGTTACTGAACCTGTAGGGTCGAATTGTGGCCCAGCTCTAGTACGGTGGTtttcatttgtattttcttCTGGTGTCTTCTTTACATCAGTCCCAGCCTCCTCCACCCCACCACATGCAGCAGATGCCTCCTCCACCCCACCACATGCAGCAGATGCCTCCTCCACCCCACCACATGCAGCAGATGCCACCCCTACAGCAGAGGCCCATGACCATCCCATTTTCCCCCGGCCCTCCCAGCATGATCTCTGCCCTTGATGAGGGCCCAACAGAGCGCCGTGTCATCACACTTCCACCAATAAGAGAGCAGCAGGTCAGAATCCAACCTTCTGCGCCCAAGACTCGGCCCCCGAGCTCCAGCGAGAGCAGCCGCAGCGGCTTTGGCCGTCGTGACGACCGAGGATCAGCAGGCAGGCGCCAGCCCTCACCCGCGCGTTCTAGAGGTGTTCCCAGGAGCTACAGCCAGGACTCCCTGGATGGGCGCAGTCGCGGCGGGCCACGAGGAGGCATGGACCGCCCCCGCTCCCGCTCCAGGGACGACCTGTTTGACAGCAGGTCCAGAGGAAACTACTCTCCCCCAGCATCGCAGCGCTCCAGAAGAGGGTCCTGGAGCTCGGATGATGAAGGCAGcagcaggagaggaggagggactAGAGGAGGTGGAGGCTGGGTTGAAAAATCTCCCAGCTACAAGGAGTACGAACCGGGACAGAAACCAGGATCACGGAGGATTGAACACTACTCTGTAAGACACACAATGCTTTAGttgatagacacacacacaccaacacactaaCGCCAAAGACAAACCCACACAATCATTCAATCACACAAatcattctaaaaaaaaaaaaaaagtctgaattatGTTCATTGCGAATTAAGTTATCTAAAGTCAGTATGTCTCTCTCAGGACAAGAGTTCTCGCAGTGGCACCAGCGTCGTCATCTGAGCCCTCCAGCTGAACGCCCTGCGACCTCTGTTTCAGAGAACAAGCACACCTCACTAGATCTGGGAGCCTTCTTGTATGGCTACTGGTAAACTTTTAAATATCAacgttttgttatgtttttaaattaatcatgaatcaacttttttttttatcaccgtCTTGATATGCAGAAGTATTCATAAAATGTGCGATTGACAATCTCGAGATTGGCAATAATCCTCCTTCTCAAAGTGTGCATGTGATAAAGAAAATGTTCGATGTCAGTAAAGAAAACTATTTAGTAgctcctcattttttttttttaatatttttttaagaaaactgtGCAGGTCTTCTACTAAAAGGGGAATTTTTGAGATAATGTTTCCCTCTGCTGGTTTATCAGTGTAATGTAAATTACAGTAGATTTGGACTAAAAGCCTCAGGttagattattttttatatgtggCTTTAATGGATGTTTCTCCTCTTAAAACATATTTGCTTGGCAGGAACACAGTTAGTTCTTATATTTGATAAAGCCATAAAACATTAAGTGCCAAAGAAATGATGCTCAGGGCCAGTAACTATAAGCAAATTACAATTCTTACATTAGAACTATATAAacctacataaatatgaatagGCTACTGTGGATGCTGGAATTAGTTTTAAGCTATATAATTTTTGTAAATAgttatcagtgtttcccacaatAGAATAGAAAGCTATTTGTGGGGTGTTGCCCCGTGTCACCGAGGGGGTGAGGGAAGGAATACTTATACTTATTTTTAgacacgctgttggatgctgtacTCCTAtcctacttcaatgcctaacgaATCTATCTCTTAATCTCCCTGACCccgtctttcactggttgaagcctgaaaatattgtaaacaaattaataacagaactaattacactggtcggactgttcagctcCGTTTCAGACCGATACCTCCGGTttaggctggtcctcatcctcaacacgtgcctttttcagtcgcggaaaatacttttcaatactcatctggattgaagcagcaaacattcagtgtaagagtaaaa
This sequence is a window from Perca flavescens isolate YP-PL-M2 chromosome 1, PFLA_1.0, whole genome shotgun sequence. Protein-coding genes within it:
- the LOC114557116 gene encoding immunoglobulin-like domain-containing receptor 1 — its product is MGRLAAAALLLLSLLKVSVCVQVIVPQKQLSTALFAAVTIRCDYSTSANIQNVLVTWRFKSFCMDPVLDYYSTAYQSQLQMGQDPTNDCPDSQRTVRSVIQKSGNSEPTLGPEYSQRKITIQNSEQTLVISEVMWWDNGVYYCSVNAAGDTSGDSDQEVNLIVYGWLTVLAMIIGALILILLFCICCCQCCPQKCCCYVRCPCCPQQCCCPEKAVMQHRMMKDARRAMGPWFGGQPVYGPMSNASSQMNPLLYQGSVSGKSIQMQPMPLPPPHYSAYSMPPPSVHGNHTPAMLDYLESQVKGIDMASPMLQSQPPPPHHMQQMPPPPHHMQQMPPPPHHMQQMPPLQQRPMTIPFSPGPPSMISALDEGPTERRVITLPPIREQQVRIQPSAPKTRPPSSSESSRSGFGRRDDRGSAGRRQPSPARSRGVPRSYSQDSLDGRSRGGPRGGMDRPRSRSRDDLFDSRSRGNYSPPASQRSRRGSWSSDDEGSSRRGGGTRGGGGWVEKSPSYKEYEPGQKPGSRRIEHYSDKSSRSGTSVVI